From Deltaproteobacteria bacterium:
CGCTCCCCGGCCGCTTTCTTCAGGTCAAGGCACCTCATTCGCTCCGATTCTTCACCCAGGTTCTCAAAAACATGCATGTGGAAGGTATCCACGCCCCTCCGCAACAGTTCCTCCGCCACCCGGCCCGGCCCGAAGTCCGGTCCTGTGTAAACGGCTACCTTGTCTTTGCGCACCAGGAGCCTCAGAAGGGGCATCATGTCGGTCCTGCCGTGAAGGGAAACGGCCTGGATATCCTGCCAGGGAATCTTCAATCTGGAGGCGGCCGCCTGGAGAGTGGTGACAGCCGGGTGCAGAACCACGGCCTCTTTTCCAAGGGCGTCGATCAGGGATCTCCCGATCCCGAAAAACCCCGGATCCCCGTCGGCCAATACCACCACATCTTTTCCCCGGCCGGCTTCCTTCTTGACCACTTCAAGGACCTCCCCCAAGGGGCTTCGGATAGGGATCTTCCGGGCCGGATGTCCCTCGAACCGCCCCAGCAGTTTCTCACCTCCGACCAGCACCTGGGCGGAGGCAATCCTTTGGGCCTGCCGGGGTGCAAGCTCCCTTGAATCCGGCTCCATTCCGAGCACGTGGATCGGTTTCATGAGCGTGATCCTCCATCCCTTTTGCGGGCAAGCAGACCGCCCTCGAAATCGAAAAGATACAGGGTGATACCCGGCGCCCTCCCCCCATACCCCCTGGCCGAGGCCAGGGCCCTTTCTGCGATCTCCTCCAGGCAGCGCCCCCCTCGCTCGTCGCCGAGGATCCATTTTAGCGCTTCCCTGGCCGTGTTGGCCCCGGCGATCCTCCCGGCCCTTTCTCTCTCCACACCCGCGAGAAGGGCCCATGAAGAGAGAAGGCCGAAGTCGATCTTCGACCTTCCGGCATGGGTATGGGCATGGCCCTGGGCCACCTTGACGAGCTTTCCGAAAAAGCAAGCGTAAAGAATCTCCCCGAACCCCCTGGAGGCCGCCTCCCTGAGAGAAAAAGCAAAGTAGTCGGCCACCTGGATGAAGGCCTCCTCCGGGAGATCCGGCCTCTGTTTCCTCAGGTATCGCTCGCTTTTTCCCCCCGTGGAAAGGGCAATGGTCGCAAGCCCGGCGGCCCGCGCCACATCCATTGCCACCTGCACGGTCACCCGATAGGCCTCGTGGGAGAAAGGCTTGACCGTCCCCCTGGTACCCAGGATGGATATACCCCCCACGATT
This genomic window contains:
- a CDS encoding cobalt-precorrin-5B (C(1))-methyltransferase, encoding MPGKRLRHGFTTGSAAAAGAKAGVLFLGGGARPREVEIPLPERGRLRVPIAGISGRGTGGCTVTVVKHAGDDPDVTHGAEIRAVVRLCPGAGNKEVTIRGGKGVGKVTRPGLPVPVGEWAINPAPLRQIRAAVLEGLEETGIRSGVSVTIEVPEGERIAQRTLNPRLGIVGGISILGTRGTVKPFSHEAYRVTVQVAMDVARAAGLATIALSTGGKSERYLRKQRPDLPEEAFIQVADYFAFSLREAASRGFGEILYACFFGKLVKVAQGHAHTHAGRSKIDFGLLSSWALLAGVERERAGRIAGANTAREALKWILGDERGGRCLEEIAERALASARGYGGRAPGITLYLFDFEGGLLARKRDGGSRS